In the Halanaerobiales bacterium genome, one interval contains:
- a CDS encoding VWA domain-containing protein, with amino-acid sequence MIEMIEFNASNYLYLLILLPIIPLIYLKFREERQSILSKKKIAIMILRIFLVLFLILALSQPIINTYTRKQSVVFLADRSISMRKYNVDNLEFIKNSLLKKKEEDKYGVISFAEEQKMEKNFVDEDDFNSFQTQLNSNFTNIESVLKKALSLLSSEKKSKVILLSDGEENIGEAESIINDYQQNDISIYTYNIERKDTPEVYVENLILPKKINPDTSFELKAYINSNINQAGILRIYHNDNLIYEKNKELKKGNNKYSFTLNFSQGGYHNLRVELEADKDFYKMNNILEEFIFVRGESNILLLNNERETHNKFINSLNQNDFNIDQIESRFFSYNLNELEKYDAVIMENVSAENLNLRQMKNLISYVSDSGGGLLFLGGDNSYGAGNYANSPLETISPLSSEVKSEVYFPSISIVIALDKSDSMKEIQNPAGNLTKLDLAKEATIGVIDFLVKDEKLGVVGFDNSATVLSPLEKINDKYLLFERFSRIKANGGTNIYNGLQESYDLLLNDDSSIKHIILISDGKTTSADFDIMLNKINENKITLTTVAVGKEADEILMKELAEKGKGKYYYADTVNSLPGIFAAEAKRITNPAIINKETQVKANPNLNEITTININNIPSINKYNATSQQKTADVLMVSEDEFPLLAIWRYGLGRVAAFSGDSGQEFSEKWLGWSEYDKFWSDMLKWIKRPSESNFISPQIIKKENKLLFQVNAINNQGEYINYLEMNGIINGPGDYNNNFKLEQTGSGLYEKEIAIPGPGSYLINFYFEDNNGQLQQKTEAYVLSYSPEYLPVSGEKTIESLVKETGGSFLESPEDIFANRPLVISGQKSIWPYLVIIALILFLLEIALRIISFDLLKRLILSYINRVKYFINRIREESEF; translated from the coding sequence ATGATTGAAATGATTGAATTCAATGCCTCAAATTATTTATATTTACTAATACTACTTCCCATAATACCATTAATTTATTTGAAATTCAGAGAAGAACGTCAGTCAATATTATCAAAAAAGAAAATAGCAATAATGATTTTACGTATTTTTTTAGTATTATTTTTAATTTTAGCTTTATCCCAGCCTATTATAAATACTTATACCAGAAAACAGAGTGTTGTTTTTTTAGCTGATAGATCAATTAGTATGAGAAAATATAATGTAGATAATTTAGAATTTATTAAAAACTCATTACTGAAAAAAAAGGAAGAAGATAAGTATGGAGTAATTTCATTTGCAGAAGAACAAAAAATGGAGAAAAATTTTGTTGATGAAGATGATTTTAATTCTTTTCAAACCCAACTAAATAGTAATTTTACCAATATTGAATCTGTTTTAAAAAAGGCTTTAAGTTTATTATCTTCAGAAAAAAAGTCAAAAGTAATTCTATTAAGTGATGGCGAAGAAAATATAGGTGAGGCTGAATCAATTATAAATGACTATCAACAAAATGATATTTCAATATATACTTATAATATAGAAAGAAAAGATACTCCGGAAGTTTATGTTGAAAATTTAATTCTTCCTAAAAAAATAAATCCTGATACAAGTTTTGAGTTGAAAGCTTATATAAATAGTAATATAAACCAAGCTGGTATCTTAAGAATTTATCATAATGACAATTTGATTTATGAAAAAAACAAAGAATTAAAAAAGGGAAATAATAAATATAGCTTTACACTTAACTTTTCTCAGGGCGGATATCATAATCTACGGGTTGAGTTAGAAGCAGATAAAGACTTTTATAAGATGAATAATATTTTAGAGGAATTTATCTTTGTAAGAGGAGAAAGTAATATATTACTTTTAAATAATGAAAGAGAAACTCATAATAAATTCATTAATTCATTAAATCAAAATGATTTTAATATTGATCAAATCGAATCACGTTTTTTTTCATATAATTTAAATGAACTGGAAAAATATGATGCAGTAATTATGGAAAATGTTTCTGCAGAAAATCTTAATTTAAGACAAATGAAAAATTTAATTTCTTATGTTAGTGATAGTGGAGGAGGATTATTATTTCTTGGAGGAGATAATAGTTATGGAGCAGGTAATTATGCAAATAGTCCTTTAGAGACAATTTCTCCTTTGAGCTCTGAAGTTAAAAGTGAAGTTTATTTTCCCAGTATTTCAATTGTAATAGCTCTTGATAAATCAGATAGCATGAAAGAAATTCAAAATCCTGCCGGAAACTTAACAAAACTTGATCTGGCTAAAGAAGCTACAATTGGAGTTATTGACTTTTTAGTTAAAGATGAAAAATTAGGAGTTGTTGGATTTGATAATTCAGCAACTGTTTTATCACCTTTAGAAAAAATTAATGATAAATATTTACTATTTGAAAGATTTTCCAGGATTAAAGCTAATGGTGGAACCAATATTTACAATGGACTTCAAGAATCTTATGATTTGCTTTTAAATGATGATAGTTCTATTAAACATATTATTTTAATTTCTGATGGGAAGACTACCTCAGCTGATTTTGATATTATGTTAAATAAAATAAACGAAAATAAAATCACTTTAACCACAGTTGCAGTTGGAAAAGAAGCAGATGAAATTTTGATGAAAGAACTAGCTGAAAAAGGTAAGGGTAAATATTATTATGCTGATACAGTAAATTCATTACCTGGAATTTTTGCTGCTGAAGCTAAAAGAATTACTAATCCAGCAATCATTAATAAAGAGACACAAGTTAAAGCAAACCCTAATTTAAATGAAATAACTACAATTAATATAAATAATATTCCATCTATTAATAAATATAATGCTACTTCTCAACAAAAAACAGCGGATGTATTAATGGTAAGTGAAGATGAATTTCCTCTTTTAGCAATCTGGAGATATGGATTGGGGAGAGTAGCTGCCTTTAGTGGAGATAGTGGTCAGGAGTTTAGTGAAAAATGGTTGGGTTGGTCAGAATATGACAAGTTTTGGTCTGATATGTTAAAATGGATAAAAAGACCTTCAGAAAGCAATTTTATTTCTCCTCAGATAATAAAAAAAGAAAATAAATTATTATTTCAAGTAAATGCTATTAATAATCAAGGAGAATATATTAATTATCTTGAAATGAATGGAATAATAAATGGCCCTGGTGATTATAATAATAATTTTAAGTTAGAACAAACTGGATCTGGACTTTATGAAAAAGAGATTGCAATACCTGGACCAGGAAGTTATTTAATTAATTTTTATTTTGAAGATAATAATGGACAATTACAACAAAAAACTGAAGCATATGTTTTAAGTTATTCACCAGAATATCTTCCTGTTAGTGGAGAAAAGACTATAGAAAGTTTAGTAAAAGAAACTGGAGGTAGTTTTTTGGAAAGTCCTGAAGATATTTTTGCTAATCGTCCATTAGTTATTAGTGGTCAAAAGAGTATCTGGCCTTATTTAGTTATAATTGCTTTAATATTGTTTTTACTAGAAATTGCTTTAAGAATTATTAGTTTTGATTTATTAAAAAGATTAATTTTAAGTTATATAAATCGTGTAAAATATTTTATAAATAGAATTCGAGAAGAAAGTGAATTTTAA
- a CDS encoding VWA domain-containing protein, whose product MEILNPIAFSFIFAPILLILFYFLQGGKEKRKVSSLLFWNSLETDSRSFSIKFQFERDLLFYLQLFIILLLIFALLRPVLTKNVKEVERLIFIIDRSASLQSTDLENDRFSNLKKDILKQINNLSTNTKISLIEADSSPEVIYNFSENNNEIINYINNMESSTEPLDVERTFQLIKMLNNNNEEIYFYSDGAFNLEEEEYINIVNQANFNFIKFGNNVDNIGITNFSIQEKRGLAGQYSTFLEISNFSDENKEVELEVKKERMIILKDRFIINSGDKFRKEYELRSEEKNLFQITLNNKDQFMVDNQIKFHLGDEDNDRFLVAFIGKENYFLERVFLVIPGVRFVKVNNLSDDYYDLYIFNEVNPPENFKQNSIIIKSDNESNDNQVIDIMNWEKDHPIFRFVNFAELQIKNPNYDFISPGSKIVLKSEKGPLMSLVDEENYKKLEIAFSLNNSNLLLQSSFPIFMANLIKWIRPDFMNSNYTKIKTGEVFKYIPFENKLISKVIDPNGNNIDYEKFNQYYYIRNTETEGIYEIELDNGSKDFFSANLLSDKESKLNSSLSKEANNNENNENQRDNIVSYINLWPYLLLIALVLLFIEWIIGVKRGSN is encoded by the coding sequence TTGGAAATATTAAACCCTATTGCCTTTAGTTTTATATTTGCTCCTATCTTATTAATATTATTTTATTTTTTACAGGGAGGGAAGGAAAAAAGAAAAGTTTCTTCTCTGCTTTTTTGGAATAGTTTAGAAACTGATAGTAGATCTTTTAGTATTAAATTTCAATTTGAAAGAGACCTTTTGTTTTATTTACAATTATTTATTATTTTACTATTAATTTTTGCTTTATTAAGACCTGTTTTGACTAAAAATGTTAAAGAAGTTGAAAGATTAATATTTATTATTGATAGATCAGCCAGTCTTCAAAGTACTGATCTTGAAAATGATAGATTCAGTAATTTAAAAAAAGATATTTTAAAACAAATAAATAATTTATCTACGAATACTAAAATTTCTTTAATTGAAGCAGATAGTAGTCCGGAAGTAATATATAATTTTAGTGAAAATAATAATGAGATAATTAATTATATAAATAATATGGAATCAAGTACAGAACCTTTAGATGTTGAAAGAACTTTTCAATTAATAAAAATGCTAAATAATAATAATGAAGAAATTTATTTTTATAGTGATGGAGCTTTCAATTTAGAGGAAGAAGAATATATAAATATTGTTAATCAAGCTAATTTTAATTTTATCAAATTTGGAAATAATGTTGACAATATTGGTATTACTAATTTTTCTATTCAAGAAAAGAGGGGTTTAGCTGGTCAATATAGCACTTTTTTAGAGATTTCTAATTTTAGTGACGAAAATAAGGAAGTTGAATTAGAAGTAAAAAAAGAAAGAATGATTATATTAAAAGATCGTTTTATAATAAATAGTGGAGATAAATTTAGAAAAGAATATGAACTAAGATCAGAAGAAAAAAATTTGTTTCAGATTACTTTAAATAATAAAGATCAATTTATGGTTGATAATCAAATCAAATTTCATCTTGGAGATGAAGATAATGATAGATTTTTGGTTGCATTTATTGGTAAAGAAAATTATTTTTTGGAAAGAGTGTTTTTAGTAATTCCTGGGGTAAGATTTGTTAAAGTTAATAATTTATCTGATGATTATTATGATCTTTATATTTTTAATGAAGTTAATCCACCAGAAAATTTCAAACAAAATTCAATTATTATTAAGTCTGATAATGAGAGTAATGATAATCAGGTTATAGATATAATGAATTGGGAAAAAGATCATCCAATATTTAGATTTGTAAACTTTGCTGAACTACAAATTAAAAATCCAAATTATGATTTTATTTCACCAGGCAGTAAAATAGTATTAAAAAGTGAAAAGGGTCCCTTGATGTCTTTAGTAGATGAAGAAAATTACAAAAAATTAGAGATAGCTTTTAGTTTAAATAATTCTAACTTATTATTACAGAGTTCTTTTCCAATTTTTATGGCAAATTTAATTAAATGGATACGACCTGATTTTATGAATTCTAATTATACAAAAATTAAAACTGGGGAAGTATTTAAATATATTCCTTTTGAAAACAAATTAATTAGTAAAGTCATTGATCCCAATGGTAATAATATTGATTATGAGAAATTTAATCAATATTATTATATTAGAAATACAGAAACTGAAGGAATTTATGAAATTGAATTAGATAATGGTTCAAAAGATTTTTTTTCAGCTAATCTGCTTTCTGATAAAGAATCAAAATTAAATAGTAGTTTAAGCAAAGAAGCAAATAATAATGAAAATAATGAAAATCAAAGAGATAATATAGTAAGTTATATTAATTTATGGCCTTATCTTCTATTAATTGCGTTAGTTTTACTTTTTATAGAGTGGATTATAGGGGTTAAAAGGGGGAGTAATTAA
- a CDS encoding DUF58 domain-containing protein codes for MLFDDQFLSILDKLEILLKTSSNSNLSGEKLSQKKGVGLDFKDYRQYQSGDDYRYIDWNLYSRLEQLFLKEFVAERGINVHFLIDKSKSMIHSDSKKFNLAKKITAALSYISLSHFDEVEAIFFADDLMESTGKMRGKTKIKYLFNFLEKVRSEGKTDIKKIANIFIKKEKRAGLIFIISDFLDDDFLEAIKIIKSRGWKVFLLNINNKEVIPEQGQFVLKDIETNKTRDIIIDEDTIQEYNLIKHDFYKQIENYAKRYQINYLNINLEENIMDILLSILRYRIQ; via the coding sequence ATGCTTTTTGATGATCAATTTTTGTCTATATTAGATAAATTAGAAATTTTACTTAAAACTTCAAGTAATAGTAATTTAAGTGGAGAAAAATTAAGTCAAAAAAAGGGTGTAGGTCTTGATTTTAAAGATTATCGTCAATATCAAAGTGGAGATGATTATAGATATATAGATTGGAATCTTTATTCCCGCTTAGAACAGTTATTTTTAAAAGAATTTGTAGCTGAAAGAGGGATAAATGTTCATTTTCTTATTGATAAAAGCAAATCAATGATTCATTCAGATTCTAAAAAGTTTAATTTAGCTAAAAAAATTACAGCAGCCCTTTCATATATTAGTCTTAGCCATTTTGATGAAGTAGAAGCAATATTTTTTGCAGATGATTTAATGGAATCTACTGGAAAAATGCGGGGAAAAACAAAAATAAAATATTTATTTAATTTTTTAGAGAAAGTAAGAAGTGAAGGCAAAACAGATATAAAGAAAATTGCTAATATATTTATAAAAAAAGAAAAAAGAGCAGGATTAATATTTATAATATCGGATTTTTTAGATGATGATTTTCTGGAAGCAATTAAAATAATAAAAAGTAGAGGATGGAAAGTCTTTCTTTTAAATATTAATAATAAAGAAGTAATACCAGAGCAGGGACAATTTGTTCTAAAAGATATAGAAACTAATAAAACAAGAGATATTATAATAGATGAAGACACAATACAAGAATATAACTTAATTAAACATGATTTTTATAAACAAATTGAAAATTATGCAAAGAGATATCAAATAAATTATTTGAATATAAATTTAGAGGAGAATATAATGGATATTTTACTTTCGATTTTAAGATATAGAATTCAGTAA
- a CDS encoding MoxR family ATPase: protein MIDLEKEMIDDKQQMINELKKEIKKVIVGQDKVIENILIAIFSDGNVLLEGVPGLGKTKLVQSLGKIFDLDYSRIQFTPDLMPADIIGTNILIEGEKNNRFFEFREGPLFAQLILADEINRATPKTQSALLEAMQEKRITAGGKTRNLKRPFFVLATQNPLEMEGTYPLPEAQVDRFFFKIKVDYPSEEELIEIVEMTTLGEENELNKIIDSKNLLELQKLIKKMPCSKEVIKYAVNFVLSTQPGRKNNRLPDSVKKYLRYGSSPRGAQTLILAAKARAFLYGRYNVSIKDINNVSKAALRHRLLLNFEGEAAEIKTDDIIDNVINFLNE, encoded by the coding sequence TTGATAGACTTAGAAAAAGAAATGATTGATGATAAACAACAAATGATAAATGAATTGAAAAAAGAAATAAAAAAAGTAATTGTTGGTCAGGATAAAGTAATTGAAAATATTCTTATTGCAATTTTTAGTGATGGGAATGTACTATTAGAAGGTGTACCAGGGTTGGGCAAAACAAAATTGGTACAATCCCTGGGAAAAATATTTGATTTAGATTATTCTAGAATTCAATTTACTCCTGACTTAATGCCTGCTGATATTATTGGAACTAATATATTAATTGAAGGTGAAAAAAACAATAGATTTTTTGAGTTTAGAGAAGGGCCTTTATTTGCTCAATTGATTTTGGCAGACGAAATAAATAGAGCTACTCCAAAGACACAATCTGCTTTACTTGAAGCTATGCAGGAAAAACGCATAACAGCTGGAGGTAAAACTAGAAATTTAAAGAGACCATTTTTTGTTCTTGCTACTCAGAATCCACTTGAAATGGAAGGAACCTATCCTCTTCCTGAAGCTCAGGTTGACAGATTTTTCTTTAAAATAAAGGTTGATTATCCAAGTGAAGAAGAGTTAATAGAAATTGTAGAAATGACAACGTTGGGTGAAGAAAATGAATTAAATAAAATTATAGATAGTAAAAATTTATTGGAATTACAAAAATTGATCAAAAAAATGCCCTGTTCCAAAGAAGTAATAAAATATGCAGTGAATTTTGTTCTTTCTACTCAACCAGGAAGAAAAAATAATAGACTTCCTGATAGTGTGAAGAAATACCTTAGATATGGGTCAAGTCCAAGAGGAGCTCAAACTCTTATACTTGCTGCAAAGGCCAGAGCATTTCTTTATGGAAGGTATAATGTAAGTATTAAAGATATAAATAATGTTAGTAAAGCTGCTTTGCGTCATCGCTTATTATTAAATTTTGAAGGAGAAGCAGCTGAAATAAAAACAGATGATATAATAGATAATGTAATAAATTTTCTCAATGAGTAG
- a CDS encoding trypsin-like peptidase domain-containing protein, with the protein MNFKIMLNFKKFKVYSTLAIIFLSLIIIFINTIIFSISIKAQNQKNTNYRYLISDVVDKLTPSVVSIQVLKEENNFKNTFWGSGFIIDEKGIVLTNHHVIEDGEEIYIQLFDKTLLKNIQVLGSDKNSDIAVLKIPEKELNYLLPSVDIGNPSEIRVGEFVIAFGSPFAYHIGSELTVTSGIISTKNRMIETNDTVYQEFIQTDAAINPGNSGGPLVNLAGEVIAINSAILSSAQGISFAIPIDYALKIKNELIEKGRITRPWTGLSISKVPIKYFDSYGLTNSQGVYVEYVHPDSPAKKANVKKGDIILEINNQKINSPEDFIKYIETIKIGESISLLINYQGKERQTVLKISEK; encoded by the coding sequence ATGAATTTCAAAATTATGCTAAATTTCAAAAAATTTAAAGTTTATTCTACTTTAGCTATTATTTTTTTATCTCTAATAATAATATTCATTAATACAATTATATTTTCGATTAGTATTAAAGCACAAAATCAAAAAAATACTAACTACCGTTATCTTATTTCCGATGTGGTAGATAAATTGACTCCTTCTGTTGTTAGTATTCAAGTTTTAAAAGAGGAAAACAATTTTAAAAACACCTTCTGGGGTTCAGGTTTTATTATAGACGAAAAGGGTATTGTTCTTACTAATCATCATGTAATAGAAGATGGAGAAGAAATTTATATTCAATTATTTGATAAAACTCTATTAAAAAATATACAGGTTTTAGGTTCTGATAAAAATAGTGATATAGCTGTATTAAAAATTCCAGAAAAAGAACTAAATTATTTATTACCCTCCGTTGATATTGGAAATCCATCTGAAATTAGAGTAGGAGAATTTGTTATAGCTTTTGGTAGTCCTTTTGCATATCATATTGGTAGTGAATTAACCGTTACTTCTGGAATAATTAGTACCAAAAACAGAATGATAGAAACAAATGATACAGTTTATCAAGAATTTATACAAACTGATGCAGCTATAAATCCAGGAAATAGTGGTGGTCCTTTAGTAAATCTGGCTGGAGAAGTAATAGCTATTAATTCAGCAATACTTAGTTCAGCTCAAGGAATAAGTTTTGCAATTCCTATTGATTATGCTCTGAAAATAAAAAATGAATTAATAGAAAAAGGCAGAATAACTCGTCCCTGGACTGGATTAAGCATTTCAAAAGTTCCTATTAAATATTTTGATTCTTATGGTTTAACTAATAGTCAAGGAGTATATGTTGAATATGTTCATCCTGACAGTCCGGCCAAAAAAGCAAATGTAAAAAAAGGTGACATAATTTTAGAAATTAATAATCAAAAAATAAACAGTCCTGAAGATTTTATTAAATATATTGAAACTATTAAAATCGGTGAAAGTATATCTCTTCTTATTAATTATCAGGGAAAAGAAAGACAAACTGTTTTAAAAATATCTGAAAAATAA
- a CDS encoding AAA family ATPase: protein MYFKEFFIRDFGIFRHQKLENLNNNINIIGGLNRAGKTTFLEMIRYLPYGFPKKNNFIPANTKYDVEAVLEYENQNYNLITKGYSSPLLKAKNKKENNIDITDIFGIDNFSYKQLYTISLDQLKRIPPNTSKNKEKLQSILLGAGFGELLELQDLKEDFINKAEKIGGKNGTINVKEFKEYYKEIKRGIKLRDEANNELAEFKNLKEKLNKKRTKINKFKKTIKELSLKQDRLDLLKNNFSRMKRIDQLTQNNNYIEFSNFNKINIDSIYKKLTSLSEKYKNYKENKKNISLKKQKILNELKNLNRNWDDESYLYYVLNLDFDFIENKEIDNYIYKLKNIRNNIEKLEEEKENTEIRISNLKEKINVISENINNNYNKKYFIISITATILGIIMIIFSLTIALIISFFGISSSYFYNKEKRNKVNFYKREKLKLEKELNEVKLKLDKLHNKINKERNKEEEITNILNKIKDKLDLKKDISIEVLRDYFKEINIFKDKINEWEIRKNENEKNKFNLQKEFKKINSKLGGVNSAKKDDFEINEDISYLIGEVEKLMEWKKIKSNVLSTLKTDRAKNSFLNYNTSIKENENKLWNLFFDFYNNYLSKNDVEESYNENKQKLKKTKEKLDEEKNTKQNIKNKIDRLESSDKLKRARKIIFKNRKKLKNKAKEYAKNLTAGFIVDKVYNKILNEMKEDMFNLTSDYLEKITGNEYVKVMPAYDLKKVDFRTILDDGTRNESTKVLSRGTKEQLFLAVRLSRIKAMENKLPVIFDDSLVNFDSFHLENSLELITKISKNNQIFILTCHTDIIEKLKSNNENISYWKLEKGKFDKTSQGKLVKYLKQNK from the coding sequence ATGTATTTTAAGGAATTTTTTATAAGAGATTTTGGTATTTTTCGTCATCAAAAACTGGAAAATTTAAATAATAATATAAATATAATAGGTGGTCTAAATAGAGCAGGTAAAACTACTTTTCTTGAAATGATACGTTATTTACCTTATGGTTTTCCAAAGAAAAATAATTTTATACCGGCTAATACAAAATATGATGTAGAAGCAGTATTAGAATATGAAAACCAAAATTACAATTTAATAACAAAGGGCTATAGTTCTCCTCTTTTGAAAGCTAAAAATAAAAAAGAGAATAATATAGATATTACAGATATTTTTGGAATTGATAATTTTAGTTATAAACAACTTTATACTATAAGTCTTGATCAATTAAAAAGAATTCCTCCAAATACCTCAAAAAATAAAGAAAAATTACAATCTATACTTTTAGGAGCAGGTTTTGGTGAACTTTTAGAATTACAAGATTTAAAAGAAGATTTTATAAATAAAGCAGAAAAAATTGGAGGTAAAAATGGTACAATAAATGTTAAAGAATTTAAAGAATATTACAAAGAAATAAAAAGAGGTATAAAACTTAGAGATGAAGCAAATAATGAACTGGCTGAATTTAAAAATTTAAAAGAAAAATTAAATAAAAAAAGAACTAAAATCAACAAATTTAAAAAAACTATTAAAGAACTAAGTTTAAAACAGGATAGACTTGATTTGTTAAAAAACAATTTCTCCAGGATGAAAAGAATTGATCAACTCACACAAAATAATAATTATATAGAGTTTAGTAATTTTAATAAGATTAATATAGATTCTATTTATAAAAAATTGACTTCATTAAGTGAAAAATATAAAAACTATAAAGAAAATAAGAAAAATATTTCATTAAAAAAACAGAAGATATTAAATGAATTAAAAAATTTAAATAGAAATTGGGATGATGAAAGTTATCTGTATTATGTATTAAATTTAGATTTTGATTTTATTGAAAATAAAGAAATAGATAATTATATATATAAATTAAAAAATATTAGAAATAATATTGAAAAATTAGAAGAGGAAAAAGAAAATACTGAAATTAGAATATCCAACTTAAAAGAAAAAATTAATGTTATCAGTGAAAATATAAATAATAATTATAATAAAAAATATTTTATTATTTCTATTACAGCAACAATATTAGGTATTATAATGATTATATTTAGTTTAACAATAGCTCTTATAATTTCTTTTTTTGGTATTTCAAGTAGTTATTTTTATAATAAAGAAAAAAGAAATAAAGTTAACTTTTACAAAAGAGAGAAATTAAAACTAGAAAAAGAGTTAAATGAGGTTAAATTAAAATTAGATAAATTACATAATAAAATAAATAAAGAAAGAAATAAAGAAGAAGAGATTACTAATATCTTAAATAAAATAAAAGATAAGTTAGACTTAAAAAAAGATATTAGTATAGAAGTATTACGAGATTATTTCAAAGAAATAAATATTTTTAAAGATAAAATTAATGAATGGGAAATAAGGAAAAATGAAAATGAAAAAAATAAATTTAATTTACAAAAAGAATTTAAAAAAATTAATAGTAAGTTAGGTGGAGTAAATAGTGCGAAAAAAGATGATTTTGAAATAAATGAAGATATAAGCTATTTAATTGGAGAAGTTGAAAAATTAATGGAGTGGAAAAAAATAAAATCGAATGTATTAAGTACTTTAAAAACAGATAGAGCTAAAAATTCTTTTTTAAATTATAATACTTCTATAAAAGAAAATGAAAATAAGTTATGGAATTTGTTTTTTGATTTTTATAATAATTATTTATCCAAAAATGATGTAGAGGAAAGCTATAATGAAAATAAACAAAAATTGAAAAAAACTAAAGAAAAATTAGATGAAGAAAAAAACACAAAGCAAAATATAAAAAATAAAATTGATAGACTGGAAAGTAGTGATAAATTAAAGAGAGCAAGAAAAATAATTTTTAAGAACAGAAAAAAATTAAAAAATAAAGCAAAAGAATATGCTAAAAATTTAACTGCAGGTTTTATTGTAGATAAAGTTTATAACAAGATTTTAAATGAAATGAAAGAAGATATGTTTAATTTAACAAGTGACTATTTAGAAAAAATAACAGGCAATGAATATGTAAAAGTTATGCCAGCTTATGATTTGAAAAAAGTTGATTTTAGAACTATTTTGGATGATGGCACTAGAAATGAATCTACTAAAGTTTTAAGTAGGGGAACCAAAGAACAATTATTTTTAGCGGTCAGATTAAGCAGAATAAAAGCTATGGAAAATAAATTGCCAGTTATTTTTGATGATAGTTTAGTTAATTTTGATTCTTTTCATTTAGAAAATTCTTTAGAGCTAATAACTAAAATTTCTAAAAACAATCAGATATTTATACTCACCTGTCATACTGATATTATTGAAAAATTGAAATCAAATAATGAAAATATTAGTTATTGGAAACTAGAAAAAGGTAAATTTGATAAAACATCACAGGGAAAACTTGTAAAATATTTAAAGCAAAATAAATAA